A single genomic interval of Helianthus annuus cultivar XRQ/B chromosome 13, HanXRQr2.0-SUNRISE, whole genome shotgun sequence harbors:
- the LOC110918230 gene encoding auxin-responsive protein SAUR50, whose protein sequence is MAFKKSSNNKLSQAALIKHILKRCSSLGRKQQQHYDDVPKGHFVVYVGENRSRYVIPISFLSRPEFQTLLHQAEEEFGFNHDMGLIIPCEEQTFESLTSLLRF, encoded by the coding sequence ATGGCCTTCAAGAAGTCATCAAACAACAAGCTCTCACAAGCAGCACTTATCAAACATATTTTAAAGAGGTGTTCAAGCCTAGgaaggaaacaacaacaacattaCGATGACGTACCCAAGGGCCATTTCGTTGTTTACGTTGGTGAAAACCGAAGCCGATATGTCATTCCCATTTCCTTCTTGTCACGCCCCGAGTTCCAAACCTTGCTCCACCAAGCCGAAGAAGAGTTCGGGTTTAATCATGACATGGGTCTAATCATTCCTTGTGAAGAACAAACCTTTGAGTCACTAACTTCATTGCTTCGGTTTTGA